Proteins from one Entomospira culicis genomic window:
- a CDS encoding PTS ascorbate transporter subunit IIC yields the protein MRILFLLQSILSEPALILGLVAMIGLIAGRKSWDKVLVGSMGPILGYLMLGAGATVIVENMEALGLMIEKGFHIKGVVPNNEAIVATAQSVLGMETMAILVAGLVFNLLIARFTRYKYIFLTGHHSFFMAALLSAVLATIGLSGFQLILIGGFFLGAWSAISPAIGQKYTELATDGDGIAMGHFGSLGYYLSAFIGEKIGDKSQSTENLKISEKLGFLRNSTLSTAITMVVFYSIAAMVAGYDFVLSLSGGQHPVIFVFLSALKFAVGVAIVYNGVRMIVADLLPAFQGISQKLIPNSVAAVDCAVFFPYAPTAVIIGFAFSFLGGVIGMFILGAMGWVLIIPGLVPHFFCGATAGIYGNATGGKRGAMIGAFVNGLLLAFLPAMLLPVLGALGFANTTFGDVDFAVIGILLGQVGQLLGTVGIYGLVGIVLLILITPNFMRRK from the coding sequence ATGCGTATTTTATTTTTATTACAGAGTATCTTGAGTGAACCCGCCTTGATTCTCGGCTTAGTGGCGATGATTGGTCTTATTGCTGGTAGAAAGTCGTGGGATAAAGTTCTGGTGGGAAGCATGGGACCGATTCTGGGCTATTTGATGTTAGGTGCTGGGGCAACCGTGATTGTGGAGAATATGGAAGCTTTGGGTCTAATGATCGAGAAAGGTTTTCATATTAAGGGCGTAGTGCCTAATAACGAGGCGATCGTTGCTACGGCGCAGAGCGTGCTAGGCATGGAAACCATGGCGATTTTAGTTGCAGGATTGGTTTTTAATCTCCTCATCGCACGGTTTACGCGTTACAAATATATCTTTTTAACGGGACATCATAGTTTTTTCATGGCAGCATTACTCTCTGCAGTGTTGGCAACGATTGGCTTGAGTGGCTTCCAGCTGATCCTTATTGGCGGATTTTTCCTTGGTGCTTGGAGCGCCATCTCGCCTGCGATTGGACAGAAGTATACCGAGTTGGCAACCGATGGTGATGGCATTGCGATGGGACACTTTGGTAGCTTAGGATATTATTTGTCGGCTTTTATTGGGGAGAAGATTGGCGATAAGAGTCAGAGTACGGAGAATTTAAAGATTTCTGAAAAGTTAGGATTTTTGCGCAATTCCACCCTCTCTACGGCGATTACCATGGTGGTTTTTTATAGTATTGCTGCGATGGTTGCAGGGTATGACTTTGTCTTGAGTTTATCTGGAGGGCAACATCCTGTGATTTTTGTCTTTTTGTCGGCATTGAAATTTGCCGTGGGCGTAGCAATCGTCTATAATGGCGTACGGATGATCGTGGCTGATCTTCTACCAGCGTTTCAGGGGATTAGTCAAAAGTTGATTCCTAATAGTGTGGCTGCTGTCGATTGCGCGGTCTTCTTTCCTTATGCCCCAACGGCAGTGATTATCGGGTTTGCCTTTAGCTTTTTAGGTGGAGTAATTGGCATGTTTATCTTAGGTGCAATGGGCTGGGTGTTGATTATTCCTGGATTGGTGCCACACTTTTTCTGTGGAGCTACGGCAGGAATTTACGGTAATGCTACGGGTGGTAAGCGTGGAGCTATGATTGGCGCGTTCGTTAATGGTTTACTGTTAGCCTTTTTACCTGCGATGCTACTCCCTGTTCTTGGTGCACTTGGCTTTGCTAATACTACCTTTGGCGATGTCGACTTCGCGGTGATTGGCATTCTTTTGGGACAAGTGGGACAACTACTAGGAACTGTAGGCATATATGGTTTGGTGGGTATTGTGTTGTTGATATTAATTACTCCTAATTTTATGCGTAGGAAGTGA
- a CDS encoding cation:proton antiporter produces MLLFSLGGIFLIGAIALLLSQKFKLPAVLVLLVSGILIAQLLPNLLPNELLQISPALRKFALLIILLRVGLDLELRDLKALGATTLKLTLLPALFEIGAYLFLAHHFLGLSLLESALLGTVIAAVSPAIIVPHMLRLIHNNKKSNLAKLIMSAASLDDIFVIILFSALLTIALGQSLSLLAIGSTLLLSILFALLIGYGLATILNILYKRYAKIRTQSLLIIIAIALLLGSLEELIRLPFSGLIAVIFFAIQLDHAIKIAVKQPFATLWQFAQIWLFVLVGAQLNLNMLNQQLAPMLFVIILALGVRIIGVFVALIRSKFSAKEKLFCAISYLPKATVQASIGALALEAGLASGELILTMAILAILLTAPLGAMFMEWGEKKLLS; encoded by the coding sequence ATGCTACTATTTAGTTTGGGCGGAATCTTTTTGATTGGGGCGATAGCTTTGCTACTAAGCCAGAAGTTCAAGTTACCGGCAGTACTCGTATTATTGGTAAGTGGCATTTTGATAGCCCAGCTGTTGCCCAATCTTTTACCCAACGAGTTACTACAGATCAGTCCAGCTTTACGTAAATTTGCGCTTCTTATTATCCTTTTGCGGGTGGGATTAGACCTTGAATTGCGCGATCTTAAAGCTTTAGGTGCTACCACCCTCAAGCTAACGTTGCTCCCCGCCCTCTTTGAAATTGGTGCTTATCTCTTTTTAGCGCATCACTTTTTGGGGCTATCTCTGCTCGAATCCGCACTCTTGGGTACCGTTATCGCCGCCGTATCGCCAGCCATTATCGTTCCGCATATGCTACGCCTTATCCACAACAACAAAAAATCCAACCTCGCCAAGCTCATCATGAGCGCCGCTAGCCTCGATGATATCTTTGTCATTATTCTCTTTAGTGCGCTACTCACCATCGCACTGGGACAATCCCTCTCCCTCTTGGCAATAGGCAGCACCCTACTCCTCTCGATCCTCTTTGCACTCTTGATAGGCTACGGGCTTGCCACAATACTCAATATATTATATAAAAGATATGCTAAAATTCGCACTCAAAGCTTACTCATTATTATCGCGATCGCACTCTTGCTTGGTTCGCTGGAAGAGCTTATCCGTCTGCCATTTTCGGGCTTAATTGCTGTCATCTTCTTTGCTATTCAATTAGATCATGCCATCAAAATCGCTGTTAAGCAACCCTTTGCAACGCTTTGGCAATTTGCCCAAATTTGGCTCTTTGTCTTGGTGGGTGCACAACTGAACTTGAACATGCTCAACCAACAGCTAGCTCCCATGCTCTTCGTGATTATTCTCGCACTAGGGGTGCGTATTATTGGCGTGTTTGTTGCATTAATCAGAAGCAAATTCTCCGCCAAAGAGAAGCTCTTTTGCGCTATATCATATCTACCCAAAGCCACAGTACAAGCCTCCATCGGCGCGCTGGCACTAGAGGCAGGGCTCGCATCAGGAGAGTTGATCTTAACCATGGCAATCCTCGCCATCCTCCTCACCGCGCCCTTGGGTGCGATGTTCATGGAGTGGGGCGAGAAAAAACTGCTATCTTAA
- a CDS encoding mannitol-1-phosphate 5-dehydrogenase, whose translation MKKALHFGAGNIGRGFIGKILYDGGYQTIFADVNEELITALQKEKTYYVEIVGESRQRVRVDGVSGILSHHEEALIEQGLTVNLITTAVGPNILPYIAPAIAKIIGHRAKNNQEEFLTVIACENMIRATDALRDEIFSHLTDIEINYAKEWVAFANSAVDRIVPPMERTANQSTLDVMVEEFFEWVVDKTQLKEDLGISDIVYTDNLEAFIERKLFTLNTSHAVTAYAGALLGLETIAQSINDGRIRAFVQQVMAETGEILIRRHQFDRASHEAYQQKIMKRFANVYLKDSCQRVGRDVARKMGANDRFFKPIGYAKALAISYSSLLIGVSFALSFSEEERPSVWASVKEPSDGLEQWFMTIHGDEKILSKDDYIQLRTLLDHPEASLKGCVTPCIK comes from the coding sequence ATGAAAAAAGCGTTACATTTTGGCGCAGGAAATATTGGGCGAGGATTTATTGGGAAAATCCTCTATGATGGTGGCTATCAAACCATCTTCGCCGATGTGAATGAAGAACTTATTACCGCGCTTCAGAAGGAAAAGACCTACTATGTGGAGATTGTGGGCGAATCGCGTCAACGGGTACGGGTGGACGGCGTATCGGGGATTCTCTCTCATCATGAAGAGGCTTTAATCGAACAGGGCTTAACGGTTAATCTTATCACTACGGCGGTAGGACCCAATATTTTACCTTACATTGCTCCTGCAATTGCCAAGATTATCGGGCATCGCGCCAAAAATAATCAAGAGGAATTTCTAACTGTTATCGCTTGTGAAAACATGATTCGTGCAACCGATGCTTTACGCGACGAAATTTTTTCACACCTTACTGATATCGAAATCAATTATGCCAAAGAGTGGGTTGCCTTCGCCAATAGTGCTGTCGATCGCATTGTTCCGCCAATGGAGCGTACAGCGAATCAGAGTACTTTAGATGTAATGGTAGAGGAATTCTTCGAGTGGGTGGTGGATAAAACGCAGTTAAAAGAGGATTTAGGGATCAGCGATATTGTCTATACCGACAACCTTGAGGCCTTTATCGAGCGCAAGCTCTTTACGTTGAATACTTCGCATGCGGTGACTGCGTATGCTGGGGCGCTTCTTGGTTTAGAGACAATTGCTCAGAGTATCAACGATGGAAGAATTCGTGCATTTGTGCAACAAGTTATGGCGGAGACGGGTGAAATTTTAATTCGTCGACACCAATTTGATCGAGCAAGTCATGAGGCGTATCAACAAAAAATTATGAAGCGTTTTGCGAATGTCTATTTAAAGGATAGTTGTCAACGTGTGGGGCGCGATGTGGCTCGTAAAATGGGCGCTAATGATCGCTTTTTTAAGCCGATTGGTTACGCCAAAGCGCTTGCAATTTCGTACTCTTCTTTATTGATCGGGGTGAGTTTTGCGCTCTCTTTTTCGGAAGAGGAAAGACCTTCGGTTTGGGCGAGCGTAAAGGAACCATCTGATGGATTAGAGCAGTGGTTCATGACGATTCATGGTGATGAAAAGATTCTTAGTAAAGATGACTATATTCAGTTGAGAACACTTTTAGATCATCCAGAGGCAAGTCTTAAGGGTTGCGTTACGCCTTGTATAAAGTAG
- a CDS encoding lactoylglutathione lyase family protein → MMAVYPRAFSHIGLSVPDIDKAYQFYTEVMGFYTLMKPTKVLEDASTAIGQMCIDVFGEKFDYFHIAHLSTVDGIGIELFQFPQNKEARGEFRPYQNGVFHFCIKDPDVEGLAKRIVEAGGKQRMPIRYYYPDSKPYAMVYMEDPFGNIIEIYSHSYELHYGSGAYE, encoded by the coding sequence ATGATGGCTGTATACCCTAGAGCCTTCTCGCATATTGGGCTATCTGTGCCTGATATTGATAAGGCGTATCAATTTTATACCGAGGTGATGGGCTTTTACACGTTGATGAAGCCAACCAAGGTTTTGGAGGATGCCTCTACCGCGATTGGTCAGATGTGCATTGATGTCTTTGGTGAAAAATTCGATTACTTTCATATTGCCCACCTCTCCACCGTCGATGGCATTGGAATTGAGCTCTTTCAATTTCCGCAAAACAAAGAGGCGCGAGGCGAATTTCGTCCCTATCAAAATGGTGTATTTCACTTTTGTATTAAAGATCCCGATGTCGAGGGCTTGGCAAAGCGCATCGTCGAGGCAGGTGGCAAGCAACGCATGCCCATTCGCTACTACTATCCCGATAGCAAACCTTACGCAATGGTCTATATGGAAGATCCTTTTGGTAATATCATCGAGATCTACTCGCACTCCTATGAGCTCCATTATGGTAGTGGCGCTTACGAGTAA
- a CDS encoding BglG family transcription antiterminator translates to MLHKRQAEIIQNLLYEGISTVTSLAKLMQVSRQTIYEDLYWIETWLKQRKMGRVQRSRKGLSIVKEQSHSTQMIIFELFHDKKRLNATLPRERQALLLVELLMNKSLTMDKLAQQLMVSRTTLLHDIQELRAMLAESGLDLIYDKIQYRFVGDELAIRAFCIHFLAPYTAQLQAMPFWQPSHYQALFAEIQQSSALALDVAYLALHLQSVRVAGGEYVANPLTALEWSGLLPLYEKISTYFNFTEEVESVYATLVISSFFRFPESTLHPSLAMLKEMSHKLVTAFRTIFQQEYQDEALITTLSQHLKATFYRDKLGILLENPLYAEIKERYAQPFALVKLIFESYFSRPYLIEQESSYLTILLLSMQEDVQLEERPARILVVCYEGIAIAQLIRQQLYALGIGEGMVVCGSITPSSLMDEVDLILSTSSLSLTTRAQQLVVSPILTAQQVSRILSLLDWQIDFLQDGNQFQHFLRGFLGEKVYSECIEAYIKTHHLVPMQDSRNYTLKALLPIEHIQYVPSVSNWEEAIRLVAEPLLAREIIPFAYLDEAIRNVHKYGPYIVLKEGFALPHASVKVGGGELALSLLILEEPIAFSHEDFVWVLLMLVPKDEESHLVAIAEFIDKIDQDDWFGALKKVSSREEILHLIQKEEINE, encoded by the coding sequence ATGTTACATAAACGGCAAGCAGAAATCATTCAGAATCTCCTCTACGAAGGCATCTCGACGGTAACTTCACTGGCAAAGTTGATGCAGGTGAGTCGTCAGACGATTTATGAGGATCTCTATTGGATTGAGACTTGGCTTAAACAACGTAAAATGGGACGCGTGCAACGCAGTCGTAAGGGGCTTTCGATTGTAAAGGAGCAGAGCCACTCCACGCAGATGATTATTTTTGAGCTCTTTCATGATAAGAAGAGGCTCAATGCGACGCTTCCTAGAGAGCGTCAGGCGTTGCTTTTGGTCGAATTATTAATGAACAAATCTTTAACAATGGATAAGTTAGCACAACAATTGATGGTCAGTCGTACGACGCTGTTACATGACATCCAAGAGCTTCGGGCGATGCTTGCCGAGAGTGGGTTAGATTTAATTTATGATAAAATTCAGTATCGTTTTGTGGGTGATGAGTTAGCGATTCGTGCCTTTTGTATCCATTTTTTAGCGCCTTATACAGCACAATTACAGGCAATGCCTTTTTGGCAACCTTCTCACTATCAGGCTCTCTTTGCCGAGATTCAACAGAGTTCGGCGTTAGCGTTGGATGTGGCGTATTTAGCGCTTCATTTACAGTCGGTGCGGGTGGCCGGTGGCGAGTATGTGGCAAATCCATTGACGGCGCTGGAGTGGAGCGGATTGCTACCTTTGTATGAAAAAATCTCGACTTATTTTAATTTCACAGAAGAGGTTGAGTCTGTTTATGCTACGCTAGTGATTAGTAGCTTTTTTCGCTTTCCTGAGTCAACATTGCATCCCTCTTTAGCCATGCTTAAGGAGATGAGCCACAAGCTGGTAACGGCTTTTCGTACCATTTTCCAGCAAGAGTATCAAGATGAAGCACTTATCACGACCTTGAGCCAACATTTAAAGGCGACATTTTATCGCGATAAATTGGGAATTCTTTTAGAAAATCCGCTTTATGCCGAAATTAAAGAGCGTTATGCCCAGCCTTTTGCGTTGGTGAAATTGATCTTTGAGTCATATTTTTCACGCCCATATTTAATTGAACAGGAGTCGAGCTACCTTACCATTTTGCTCCTAAGTATGCAGGAAGATGTGCAATTGGAGGAGCGTCCTGCGCGCATTTTGGTCGTCTGTTACGAGGGCATTGCCATTGCCCAGCTGATTCGTCAACAGCTTTATGCCTTGGGTATAGGCGAGGGCATGGTGGTTTGTGGGAGCATCACGCCTTCTTCTTTGATGGATGAGGTCGATCTGATTCTCTCCACGAGTTCACTTTCGCTTACCACGCGTGCGCAACAATTGGTGGTCTCGCCGATCTTAACAGCACAACAGGTGAGCCGTATTTTGTCTCTTTTAGACTGGCAGATAGATTTTTTGCAAGATGGTAATCAATTTCAGCACTTTTTGCGAGGATTTCTGGGCGAGAAGGTCTACAGTGAGTGCATCGAGGCCTATATTAAGACCCATCATCTAGTTCCGATGCAGGATAGTCGAAACTATACGCTTAAAGCGCTCTTGCCGATAGAGCATATTCAGTATGTACCATCGGTATCTAACTGGGAAGAGGCGATTAGACTTGTTGCAGAGCCTCTTTTGGCACGAGAGATCATTCCCTTCGCCTACCTTGATGAAGCGATCAGGAATGTCCATAAGTATGGACCTTATATCGTGTTGAAAGAGGGCTTTGCACTACCTCATGCGAGCGTTAAAGTGGGCGGTGGCGAATTGGCGCTAAGTTTGTTGATTTTGGAAGAGCCGATTGCTTTCTCTCATGAAGATTTTGTGTGGGTTTTGTTGATGCTGGTTCCCAAAGATGAGGAGTCGCACTTGGTGGCAATTGCGGAATTTATTGACAAAATTGATCAGGATGATTGGTTTGGGGCGCTAAAAAAAGTGTCCTCAAGAGAAGAAATTTTACATTTAATCCAAAAGGAGGAGATAAATGAGTAA
- a CDS encoding PTS ascorbate transporter subunit IIC, which produces MQLFVERLVNDIFRQPAILLGLIAMLGLLLQRKNFSDVIKGTLLTAIGVSILTFGTDIIVSSILPLQSAFSSISTQGNAVVDTVDVIAEYGGSIGLAMLIAFIINVIVARFTPIKHIFLTGHMLFWMPYIFVAVAVENGMSGWSITLFAGMASALYFVVMPALLTPFVSKVTGDRSFTIGHPAGFLALIASLIAKVVGNPARSTEDVKIPAFMGFFKEIAIAGTVVLFLVYTVVGLWLGRDVMGVEAGQSLFTFNFMNSLKFGAGLTIMLSGVRMMIQQILPAFQGISAKLVPNSIPALDCPIIFNYRPNAVIIGFMVAMVTSTIAILVVNSLGIVSFLVLPLVVTSFFECGTAAVLAEGQGGLRGAIIGTFVASLVMVGLLILSIPIFEGTIAAWMMIFGGNDFSLFGYIANLLAGVF; this is translated from the coding sequence ATGCAACTCTTTGTGGAGCGATTGGTTAATGATATTTTTCGTCAGCCAGCTATTTTGTTGGGCTTAATAGCCATGCTTGGATTGCTTTTGCAACGCAAAAATTTTAGCGATGTCATTAAAGGTACCTTGCTTACTGCTATCGGTGTTAGCATTTTAACCTTTGGTACGGATATTATCGTCTCATCCATTTTACCGTTGCAGAGTGCATTTAGTAGCATTAGCACGCAGGGAAATGCGGTGGTAGATACCGTTGATGTGATTGCCGAATATGGTGGCAGCATTGGACTTGCGATGTTGATAGCTTTTATTATTAATGTTATCGTGGCACGTTTTACCCCGATTAAACATATCTTTTTAACTGGACACATGCTCTTTTGGATGCCTTATATTTTTGTAGCGGTTGCTGTAGAGAATGGTATGTCTGGCTGGTCGATTACGCTTTTTGCCGGCATGGCATCGGCGCTATACTTTGTGGTTATGCCGGCACTTTTGACCCCTTTTGTCTCCAAGGTTACCGGCGATCGTAGCTTTACGATTGGGCATCCTGCCGGATTTTTGGCGCTCATTGCCAGCTTGATCGCCAAAGTGGTGGGTAATCCCGCACGATCTACGGAGGATGTAAAAATTCCTGCATTTATGGGCTTTTTTAAGGAGATTGCTATTGCTGGAACGGTGGTACTCTTTTTGGTGTATACGGTGGTGGGTCTTTGGTTGGGGCGCGATGTGATGGGGGTTGAGGCTGGGCAGAGTCTATTTACCTTCAATTTTATGAATTCACTTAAATTTGGTGCGGGGCTTACCATTATGCTGTCGGGCGTTAGAATGATGATCCAACAAATTCTTCCCGCCTTTCAAGGAATTTCGGCAAAATTAGTGCCTAATTCGATTCCCGCACTCGATTGCCCGATTATCTTTAACTATCGCCCAAATGCTGTAATTATCGGCTTTATGGTTGCGATGGTTACTTCTACTATCGCTATTTTGGTCGTTAATAGTTTGGGGATTGTCTCCTTTTTGGTCTTACCTTTAGTTGTTACTTCCTTCTTTGAGTGTGGTACGGCAGCGGTTTTAGCCGAGGGTCAAGGTGGCTTACGTGGCGCAATTATTGGCACCTTTGTCGCCTCGTTGGTGATGGTTGGTTTGTTGATTCTTTCGATTCCTATTTTTGAGGGGACAATCGCTGCATGGATGATGATTTTCGGTGGTAACGACTTCTCCTTGTTTGGTTATATTGCAAATCTATTAGCAGGAGTATTTTAA
- a CDS encoding PTS sugar transporter subunit IIB, with product MSEKRKILAVCAFGVGSSMVLKMQLEKAFKAKGIDVDVDNTDLAQAPSMQVDAIFTSPQFIPELEPKVTVKVFGVEQFMNAKQVEAAIDAYLGGA from the coding sequence ATGAGTGAAAAGAGAAAAATTTTGGCCGTATGTGCCTTTGGCGTGGGATCTTCTATGGTATTGAAGATGCAATTAGAGAAGGCATTTAAGGCAAAAGGTATCGATGTAGATGTGGATAATACGGATCTCGCACAAGCTCCGAGCATGCAGGTAGATGCGATTTTTACCTCGCCACAATTTATTCCCGAGCTCGAGCCTAAGGTGACAGTGAAGGTTTTTGGCGTAGAGCAATTTATGAATGCCAAGCAGGTTGAAGCTGCGATTGATGCCTATTTAGGAGGCGCATAG
- a CDS encoding PTS mannitol transporter subunit IICB: MDMKVGVQKFGRFLSGMVMPNIGAFIAWGIITMLFIPTGWLPNAQLASLVDPMVQYLLPLLIGYTGGQMVAGTRGGVVGGIVTLGVIVGAYPSPMFMGAMIAGPLGGYVIKLFDKAIAGKVRAGFEMLINNFSSGIIGALLAIVAYYVIGPVMDNVAHALSALVASIVNMGLLPLVALVVEPAKILFLNNALNHGVFTPLGAEQVREVGKSIFYLIETNPGPGLGVLLAYTLFGKGAAKASAPGAIIIHFLGGIHEIYFPYVLMMPALFLAVIAGGATGIFVNVLFDSGLVAVASPGSILAIMAVAAKGSHLGILLSVTAATAVSFVIAMPIVKFNSKEMGDDAFTQAQAQKESMKSTAKTEKSAESTSIKAIKKIIVACDAGMGSSAVGATLLKKKMAAAEVTGIEVTNSAIDAIPMDADLVITQENLAPRAEAKVEGRIPVRRLNNFMNHAFYDQLIKELKGE; the protein is encoded by the coding sequence ATGGATATGAAAGTTGGCGTGCAAAAATTTGGACGCTTTTTAAGTGGAATGGTAATGCCCAATATCGGAGCATTTATCGCGTGGGGTATCATTACGATGTTATTTATCCCTACAGGGTGGCTGCCTAATGCTCAGTTAGCGTCATTGGTTGATCCGATGGTGCAATACTTGCTCCCACTGTTGATTGGTTATACAGGTGGACAGATGGTTGCCGGCACGCGAGGAGGTGTGGTTGGTGGGATTGTTACATTGGGTGTAATTGTGGGTGCGTATCCCTCACCGATGTTTATGGGCGCAATGATTGCTGGACCTTTAGGTGGTTATGTGATTAAGCTTTTCGATAAGGCGATTGCCGGCAAGGTACGAGCTGGATTTGAGATGCTAATCAATAACTTTTCCTCGGGCATTATTGGTGCGCTCTTGGCGATTGTTGCCTATTACGTGATTGGTCCTGTCATGGATAATGTGGCGCATGCGCTCTCTGCTTTGGTGGCTAGTATCGTTAATATGGGGTTACTGCCTCTTGTTGCACTCGTGGTAGAGCCAGCTAAAATTCTCTTCTTAAACAATGCGCTGAATCATGGTGTTTTTACGCCTTTGGGTGCAGAGCAAGTGCGCGAGGTGGGTAAGTCAATCTTCTATCTTATCGAGACGAACCCAGGGCCTGGCTTAGGCGTACTCTTAGCCTATACTCTTTTTGGCAAGGGTGCCGCGAAAGCATCGGCTCCTGGGGCGATTATTATTCACTTTTTGGGAGGTATCCATGAGATCTACTTCCCTTATGTATTAATGATGCCTGCTCTCTTTTTGGCAGTGATTGCAGGTGGGGCTACGGGTATCTTTGTCAATGTTCTCTTTGATAGTGGACTAGTGGCGGTTGCCTCTCCTGGTAGTATCTTAGCGATTATGGCGGTAGCGGCAAAGGGTTCACATCTTGGTATTTTATTGTCGGTTACTGCAGCTACGGCGGTGAGTTTTGTGATTGCGATGCCGATTGTTAAGTTTAATTCTAAAGAGATGGGCGATGATGCCTTTACGCAAGCCCAAGCCCAAAAAGAGAGCATGAAGAGTACTGCTAAGACCGAGAAATCTGCAGAGAGTACGAGCATCAAAGCGATTAAAAAGATCATTGTTGCCTGCGATGCTGGTATGGGATCGAGTGCGGTGGGTGCTACGTTGTTAAAAAAGAAAATGGCTGCTGCCGAAGTTACGGGTATTGAGGTAACCAATAGTGCGATTGACGCTATCCCCATGGATGCGGATTTGGTGATTACGCAAGAGAATTTAGCACCACGTGCCGAAGCAAAGGTTGAGGGGCGAATTCCAGTACGTAGGCTCAATAACTTTATGAATCATGCGTTTTATGATCAGTTGATTAAAGAGCTAAAAGGAGAGTAG
- a CDS encoding sugar isomerase domain-containing protein, whose translation MLRHDYITKLTSLLAQVSTDDTIDVAAQIIVQAITEKHLIYAFGASHAGILTEEMFYRAGGLALINPVFDKNLMLDVKPVTKTSDMENLAGFGKIIAQNVPFKAGDVLIAHSVSGRNAVMLDLVLFAKERGVKVVAITNVAYSKSVASRHESRKRLFEIADIVIDNHGEIGDASMTLPGSGHKVAPTSTVVGAAIVNSLLLAIAERLPREKDRVLPIFASANMDGTREHNNRIFSDYKDQILYQ comes from the coding sequence ATGTTACGACACGATTATATCACAAAGTTGACATCGCTTTTGGCACAGGTCTCTACGGATGATACTATTGATGTAGCTGCGCAGATAATTGTGCAGGCAATTACGGAAAAACACTTGATTTATGCTTTTGGCGCGAGTCATGCGGGTATTCTAACTGAGGAGATGTTCTATCGAGCCGGTGGATTGGCCTTGATTAACCCTGTTTTTGATAAAAATCTCATGCTTGATGTAAAACCAGTAACTAAGACATCTGATATGGAAAATTTAGCAGGATTTGGAAAAATTATCGCGCAAAATGTCCCTTTTAAAGCGGGTGATGTGTTAATTGCACATTCAGTCTCGGGGCGTAATGCCGTGATGCTCGATTTGGTCTTATTTGCTAAAGAGCGTGGCGTGAAGGTGGTGGCGATTACAAACGTTGCTTACTCAAAAAGTGTTGCTTCACGACATGAAAGTCGTAAGCGTCTCTTTGAGATTGCCGATATTGTCATCGATAACCATGGGGAGATCGGCGATGCCTCTATGACTTTACCAGGTAGTGGGCATAAGGTTGCACCTACTTCTACGGTGGTCGGCGCGGCAATTGTCAACTCGCTATTATTGGCGATTGCTGAGCGTCTACCGCGCGAAAAAGATCGAGTTTTACCTATCTTTGCTAGCGCAAACATGGATGGTACGCGCGAACATAATAATCGTATTTTTAGTGACTATAAAGATCAAATTTTATATCAATAA
- a CDS encoding PTS sugar transporter subunit IIB produces the protein MSKKVKILTVCSNGLGSSLMLKGVVEAILDEHGIAHDVEHCDYNLAKSKGADYIITVKEFTKQMEGLPVLEVRSFINRKKIEEDLASWLEQLKGA, from the coding sequence ATGAGTAAAAAAGTCAAAATTTTGACGGTATGCAGTAATGGGTTGGGGAGCTCCCTAATGCTCAAAGGCGTAGTGGAGGCGATTTTAGACGAACATGGTATTGCGCATGATGTAGAGCATTGTGATTATAATTTGGCAAAGAGCAAAGGTGCTGATTATATCATTACTGTAAAAGAGTTTACGAAACAAATGGAAGGATTACCTGTATTGGAAGTACGTAGTTTTATTAATCGTAAAAAGATCGAAGAAGATCTCGCCTCATGGTTGGAACAATTAAAAGGAGCATAA